A single region of the Phoenix dactylifera cultivar Barhee BC4 unplaced genomic scaffold, palm_55x_up_171113_PBpolish2nd_filt_p 001031F, whole genome shotgun sequence genome encodes:
- the LOC103705335 gene encoding probable N-acetyltransferase HLS1, whose translation MEEGIVVREYEEQRDRLRAEAMERMCEVGPSGEMTLFTDHLGDPVSRVRHSPAFLMLVAETSEPVKEIVGIIRGSVKTVTCGKSIPRNAGAVTAMKHQNPLPAPMYTKVAYILGLRVSPFYRRLGIGLRLVRRLEEWFKEQGAEYAYMATDQDNEASVRLFTGRCGYSKFRTPAILVHPVFAHRLPIPRLVRILRLPVADAESLYRLHFSTTELFPRDIDAVLSNHLSLGTFLAVPAGSCGGGEWKWPGTEGFLSAPPESWAVVSVWNCGGVFRLEVRGASRVRRGLAWATRAADRALPWLRIPSVPDIFRPFGALFLYGIGGEGPGAAAMVAALCRHAHNMGKGTAGVVAAEVAACEPLRRGIPHWRRLSFAEDLWCAKRLAEGYGDGGAVGDWTKSPPGNSIFVDPREL comes from the exons ATGGAGGAAGGAATTGTGGTGAGAGAGTATGAGGAGCAGAGAGACCGGCTGCGAGCCGAGGCCATGGAGCGGATGTGCGAGGTGGGACCCAGCGGTGAGATGACTCTTTTCACCGACCACCTCGGCGACCCCGTCTCCCGCGTCCGACACTCTCCGGCCTTCCTCATGCTC gttGCTGAAACGAGTGAGCCGGTGAAAGAGATCGTAGGTATAATCCGCGGCAGCGTCAAGACCGTCACCTGCGGCAAGAGCATCCCCCGTAACGCCGGCGCCGTCACCGCCATGAAGCACCAGAACCCACTCCCCGCCCCTATGTACACTAAAGTCGCCTACATCCTCGGCCTCCGCGTCTCCCCCTTCTACCG gAGGTTGGGAATTGGGTTGAGGTTAGTGAGGAGGTTGGAGGAATGGTTTAAAGAGCAAGGGGCGGAGTACGCGTACATGGCGACGGACCAGGACAACGAAGCGTCGGTCCGGCTGTTCACCGGGCGGTGCGGGTACTCCAAGTTCCGGACCCCGGCGATCCTGGTCCACCCGGTGTTTGCCCACCGTCTCCCCATCCCCCGCCTCGTCCGCATCCTCCGCCTCCCCGTCGCTGACGCCGAGTCCCTCTATCGCCTCCACTTCTCCACCACCGAGTTGTTCCCCCGCGACATCGACGCCGTCCTCTCCAATCACCTCTCCCTCGGCACCTTCTTGGCCGTTCCGGCGGGCAGCTGCGGCGGAGGGGAGTGGAAGTGGCCTGGGACAGAAGGATTCTTGAGTGCGCCGCCGGAGTCGTGGGCGGTGGTGAGCGTGTGGAACTGCGGGGGGGTGTTCCGGCTGGAGGTGCGGGGGGCGTCGAGGGTGCGGCGGGGGCTGGCGTGGGCGACGAGGGCGGCGGACAGGGCGCTGCCGTGGCTGCGGATCCCGTCGGTGCCGGACATATTCCGGCCGTTCGGGGCGCTGTTCTTGTACGGGATAGGTGGGGAGGGGCCGGGGGCGGCGGCGATGGTGGCGGCGCTGTGCAGGCACGCGCACAACATGGGGAAGGGGACGGCGGGGGTGGTGGCGGCGGAGGTGGCGGCGTGCGAGCCGCTCAGGCGGGGGATCCCGCACTGGCGGAGGCTGTCGTTCGCGGAGGACCTGTGGTGCGCGAAGCGGCTGGCGGAGGGCTACGGCGACGGCGGGGCTGTGGGGGACTGGACCAAGTCGCCGCCGGGCAACTCCATCTTCGTAGACCCCCGGGAGCTGTGA